In a single window of the Acetonema longum DSM 6540 genome:
- a CDS encoding phosphate acyltransferase — MPVYANFAELLAKAKLRGKKRIAVAVAQDKDVLEAIKAAQDQGIIAPVLVGNASLIVSLIQSLGLPGDTPVIDEPDDTKAALAAVSLVHAGKADILMKGLVNSSIFLKAILDPEMGLRTGRLLSHLVAFEIPGTDKLVFHTDGGMNVAPNLAEKKDILMNSLQALKYLGIEQPNVAVLAANEMVNPKIPATTDAKALADMNANKELTPGIIEGPIAMDVAVSPEAAKHKGLSSKISGKADLFLMPSIEAGNLVGKTLTYYARAKIAGIIVGAAHPVVMTSRADSPEAKLNSIAFSCLATPFIQPLKD, encoded by the coding sequence ATGCCTGTCTATGCAAATTTTGCCGAGCTTTTGGCAAAAGCCAAACTAAGGGGGAAAAAAAGGATTGCGGTGGCTGTGGCGCAGGATAAGGATGTGCTGGAAGCGATTAAGGCAGCCCAGGATCAGGGAATTATTGCGCCGGTGCTGGTGGGCAATGCTTCACTGATTGTCTCCCTCATTCAATCCCTGGGACTGCCGGGTGATACTCCGGTCATTGATGAACCGGATGACACAAAAGCCGCCTTGGCTGCGGTGTCGCTGGTTCACGCGGGAAAAGCGGATATTTTAATGAAGGGTCTGGTAAACAGCAGCATATTCCTCAAGGCTATTTTAGATCCGGAAATGGGGCTGCGGACAGGGCGCTTGCTGAGTCATCTGGTTGCTTTTGAAATTCCGGGAACGGATAAGCTGGTATTTCATACCGATGGTGGTATGAATGTGGCGCCAAACCTGGCCGAGAAGAAAGACATATTGATGAACTCGCTGCAGGCATTGAAATACCTTGGCATTGAGCAGCCGAATGTAGCTGTTTTGGCTGCCAATGAAATGGTCAATCCTAAAATTCCGGCGACAACAGATGCCAAAGCATTGGCGGATATGAATGCCAATAAGGAATTAACGCCTGGAATCATCGAGGGCCCTATCGCCATGGACGTGGCGGTAAGTCCGGAAGCGGCGAAGCACAAGGGCCTTTCCAGCAAAATTTCGGGAAAAGCGGATTTGTTTTTGATGCCCAGTATTGAAGCCGGCAACTTGGTGGGCAAGACTCTGACCTATTACGCCAGGGCAAAGATTGCCGGCATCATCGTCGGGGCTGCTCATCCGGTGGTAATGACCTCACGGGCCGATTCGCCGGAGGCGAAATTAAACTCCATCGCTTTTTCCTGTTTGGCAACTCCCTTTATTCAGCCTTTGAAGGATTGA
- a CDS encoding DUF2680 domain-containing protein — protein sequence MAAPGPGGFRGPCGDNPTAQRVNLTDSQKADLAKIAYKMLDLKKQQFQVYVKAGAMTQEVADARMTLMKDRLDKAVKDGTIDRMGMGMGRGYHHSKPGPQPATPNK from the coding sequence ATGGCAGCGCCCGGTCCCGGCGGCTTCAGGGGACCCTGCGGCGACAATCCAACTGCACAACGGGTTAACCTGACAGATAGTCAAAAAGCCGACCTGGCCAAAATCGCTTATAAAATGCTGGACCTGAAAAAACAACAGTTTCAGGTGTATGTAAAAGCCGGCGCTATGACCCAGGAAGTAGCCGACGCCAGAATGACTCTGATGAAAGACCGCCTGGATAAAGCCGTGAAAGACGGAACCATAGATAGGATGGGCATGGGCATGGGACGCGGCTATCATCACAGCAAACCCGGCCCCCAACCGGCCACACCGAATAAATAA
- a CDS encoding DUF2238 domain-containing protein, which translates to MESSSSESRREYRTEAPPLRENRLLQVLLAYTILFFIVMGVNPSHRMEWLAEHVTTFAVFYLILKFQRQLHLSNLSYLLITIFFTLHIYGAHYGYAATPLGAWLQDLFHSQRNHYDRIVHFSFGLLFAYPCYEVLTRAVGLQGLMARCIACALILAAGAFYELVECWASCALVPGRGLDAIGAQGDIWDTQHDMALALYGSILTLSYPGWRRLFGDR; encoded by the coding sequence ATGGAGTCATCGTCATCCGAATCCCGGCGGGAGTATAGAACTGAAGCGCCTCCCCTAAGGGAAAATCGGCTGCTGCAGGTCCTGCTGGCCTATACTATCCTCTTTTTTATTGTCATGGGCGTGAATCCTTCCCATCGCATGGAATGGCTGGCTGAACATGTTACAACCTTTGCCGTTTTTTATCTGATACTCAAATTTCAGCGCCAGCTTCACCTTTCCAACCTGTCTTATCTGCTGATCACAATTTTTTTTACCCTGCACATCTACGGCGCCCACTATGGCTATGCCGCCACCCCGTTGGGAGCCTGGCTGCAAGATCTGTTCCACAGCCAGAGAAACCATTATGACCGAATCGTCCATTTTTCCTTTGGCCTGCTGTTCGCTTACCCCTGCTATGAGGTTCTGACCCGGGCCGTCGGTTTGCAGGGCCTTATGGCCCGCTGCATCGCCTGCGCCCTAATTCTGGCTGCCGGCGCCTTTTACGAGTTGGTGGAATGCTGGGCCTCATGCGCCTTGGTCCCGGGCAGAGGTCTGGATGCCATCGGCGCCCAGGGCGACATCTGGGATACGCAGCATGATATGGCCCTAGCCTTGTACGGTTCGATTCTTACCCTTTCTTACCCCGGATGGCGGCGCCTCTTCGGAGACCGTTGA